TCAACGCAATAAAACTCAATTTAACAAGAGTTTCACTAAGTCTAAGAATATGTGAGGAACAATAACAAATAATCGCAACAACAAAAGATATAGGAATTTGTGAAAAATCTTTTCAATGTGAGAAGTAAAACCACGGGTACAAGCCAGTCAGTCAAATTTCACTATGATCAAATTAGGTTACACAGATAGTCTCAAATTACAGCACAACTCGTGCTCAATAATCAGCCAAATATTACCGAATAGGAATCCAGAAAGTTCATAAACAGCAGTTACCGTACGCGGCCTATAACTCATTGTTCCGGTGAcgtttcaccgatctgaacggTCTAATTGAAGCTCCACGAGTTGTGAACCTGTTGTCAAAATTTCAGCCCGATCTAACGGTGGACGAAGCAGCAGTGGCGATCCGAAAAACGCAGAAAACGCTGCTGCGGTGTGAGACTGATTTCTCACTTCTCAAACAACTTCTCAAAGATCCGAACGGTCAGATTGTGTTAACTCACGTTGTGAACCTGCTGTCAAAGTTTCGGCCCGATCCACGTTGTGAATGTCTTTCATAGCAAATGACTCACTCAATTGCTTCTTCAACCTGTTGATCATGAAAATATCTTTCCCAACAATAAgcatgtcatcaacatacaaCAACAGGATAATGAAATCATCAATAGCAAATTTTTTAACAAACACACAATGATCAGAAGTAGTCTTCATGTAGCCTTGCTCACACATAACAGACTCAAACTTCTTGTACCATTGACGAGGAGCTTGCTTCAAGCCATATAGACTTTTTCTCAGCCTACATACACGATCTTCCTTGCCTTCAACAAGAAAACCATCAGGTTGCTTcatgtaaatctcttcctccAAATCACCATGAAGGAAAGcagttttaacatccatttgctCTACCTCTAAATCAAGAGTAGCAGCCAAACTCAGCACAATTCTAATGGATGACATCTTCACGACAGGAGAAAAAATCTCATTGAAATCAATGCCTTTTCTCTGTCTAAAGCCTTTCACCACTAATCTGGCTTTATACCTTGGAGATGTGGAATTGCTTTCTTGCTTTACCCTGTAAATCCACCTGTTTTCCAGAGCCTTCTTGTCTTTTGGCAATTTCACCAAGTCAAAAGTGTGATTATCATGCAAGGACTTCATTTCATCTTGCATTGCATCCAgccactttttcttttcttcactctccATGGCTTCAAGATAGCACTCTGGTTCTCCTTCATCCGTCAAGGTAACATAGTCATCAGAAGGATACCTAGTAGATGTTTCCCTCTGCCTATTAGACCTCCGAATTTGAACTTGAAGTGGTTCAGGAGCATCACCAAGATCCTCGTCTTGTGACATCCCATGTTCCTCTTCAGCGTCATCAATAGGAGCATCAAAAGCATCTCCAAGTTGTTGATCATCAACATCATCATGTTGTTCATCACTCTGAACTGGATCGACATTAGACAATCTATTCTCTGTCTCAGATGTCGTCTTCTCTGTCTTATCAATATCTTCAATGGTTTGATCTTCCATGAACTTCACATCACGGCTTCTCACTGCCTTCTTCTCAACAAGATCAAAGAACTTGTAGCCAAATTCATCCCGACCTTGTCTTCGCGTCCAACTTGGATCTCTCATCCTTAGGAACATGCACATATGCTTTACAACCGAAGAGTCGCAAATGATCATACTTGACATTCTTGCCAAACCAAACCTTGTCTGACACCTCAGCATTCAAAGCAACTGCAGGACTCAAATTAATAACATGCACTGCATTGTACAATGCCTCACCCCAAAAGTGCTTAGGCAACTTTGCTTCAGAAAGCATACACCTGACTCTTTCTATCAGTGTCATGTTCATCCTTTCTGCTAAGCCATTAAGCTGAGGAGTTTTAGGAGGAGTTTTTTCATGTCTGATACCGTGTTGCTTGCAATAAGCATAGAACGGTCCACAATACTCAccaccattgtcagtacgaatgCATTTCAGCTTCTTGCCTGACTATCTCTCGACCAAAACATGAAATTCTTTGAATTTCTCTAGAACTTGGTCCTTTGTCTTCAAAGCATAAACCCCAAGCTTCCTAgaacaatcatcaataaaggtaacAAAATAAAGTGCACCAGTAAATGACTTTACCTTCAATGGGCCACAAACATCAGAATGCACCAATTCAAGCAACTCTGACTTCTTTGAAGGAGGATGCTTCTTGAAAGATACTCTGGTCTGCTTACCAGCCATGCAATGAGAACATTTCTCCAACTCTCCACTCTTCAATCCCGGAAGCACATCCTTTTTAGCTAAACAATTCAGACCCTTCTCACTGATATGACTAAGCCTTCGGTGCCACAAAGAAGCGTCCATATCCATGGCGTTCACACTGTCTTTAGCAACCAATGCTTTTGTCCAATACAGTTTACTGATTCTCTCCCCTTTGGCCACGATGAGATTACCTTTGGAGAGTTTCCACTTTCCTGAACCAAAGTGATTTTCAAAACCACTATCATTAAGCATCTGCACAGAAAGCAAATTAAAGCGGACATCTGGAGCATGTTTGACTCCTCTAAGCAACAATTGCTTTCCCATATTGGTTTGCAAGCAAACATCACCAATACCAATTACCTTAGACACACCATCATTACCCATCTTCAACACTCCAAAATCACCAGAAGTGTAAGATGTGAAGAACTCCTTCCTTGGTGTAACATGCAATGTAGCACCACTGTGAATTATCCACATGCTCTCATCTGATACAAGATTAACTGAATCATGGCCACGATCATCATGATGTTTTTCCTTCTGCTTCCCTTTCTTATCCTTGTTCTCCTTTTTCCAAAAGAAAACAGTTTCTCTGAATGTGCCTTGTTTTGTGACAATAATGGCACTCCGCATTTTTGTATCTGGACTTGGACTTACTTCTGCTATTCTGTTTACTCCCTTTCGATTCCTTTTTCtgacttctccccctattttcaTTGAAAAGTACCTCGAAATGAGATGAAGTACCATAAGCCTTCCTTCTCATCTCCTCATTAAGAACACTACTCTTAATATTTTCCAAGGAGACAACACCATTAGGAGATGAGTTTGTAATTGAAACCCGAAATGTTTCCCAAGAGTCTGGTAGAGTATTCAGTAGCCATAGTCCCAACATTTCATCATCAAATTTGATGCCCATTTGAGACAATTGATTTCGGAGCCcctgaaaatcatttaaatgaTCTGAAATAGAAATCCCCTCCTTATACCtcaaattcatcaaggaattcaacaaatataatttattgttttttgtaCTAGAAGCATACAAAGTCTCAATCTTCTTCCATAGGGATTTTGCATCTTCCTCATTAGCAATGTGATTATAAACATTATCTTCAACATACTGACGAATAAAACAACAAACCTGCTGATGCTCAAACTTCCATTCTTCATCAAGAAGATGCAATTTCTTCACAAATAACAGATCCTTCATTTTTCCCTTCCATAAGTGATAGTTAGTGCCGTTCAAACAGATCATCTTATTTGTATTTGCCTCCATCATTCAAGCAGTCAAATAGCCCCAACcaaggagctctgataccacttTGATGGGAAATTCAACACAATAAAACTCAATTTAACCAGAGTTAATAAGCAGCGGATAATAATTTCCCTAACTCGCAAGAATCTGTGAGGAGCAATAACAAATAATCGCAGCAACAAAAAAACACTTCAGGAAGGCACAAGAATTTTAACGTGGAAAACCTTCTCAATGTAAGAAGTAAAAACCACGGGCACAAGCCAGTTAGTCAAACTCCACTATGATCAAATTAGGTTACACAGAGAGTCTCAAATTACAGCACAACTCGTGCTCAATAATCAGCCAAATATTACAGAATAGGAATCCAGAAAGTTCATAAACAACAATTACCCTACGCGGCCTATAACTCACTGTTCCGGTGACATTTCACCGATCCGAACGGTCCAATTGAAGCTCCACGAGTTGTGAACCTTCTATCAAAATTTCAGCCCAATCCAACGGTGGACGAAGCAGCAGCTGCGATCCAAAAATTCTCGTTCTCAAGAAAAACGCAGAAAACGCTGCTGCGGTGTGAGACTGATTTCTCACTGCTCAAACAACTTCTCAAAGATCCGAATGGTCAGATTGTGTTAACTCACGTTGTGAACCTGCTGTCAAAGTTTCAGCCCGATCCAATGGTGAGCAAAGTGGCGGTGACAGTCAGAAGTTTCTGACGaaactttctctttttctctGTTTCACTCTCACTCTCTATTTCACTCTCTATAGATGGCACACCCTCAAGCTGTCTCTGCCCTACTCATGGCTCTCTCCAAGAGTGTCTCTAGATGGCTCTCTCTACTCTCTCTATGCCTGCTTGACTGCACCCTCTCACCCCATGAAAAAATAAGAAGCAAATGAAACTAACCTAATTTCACAATGGGCTGGTCCTCCACATAGGAAGTGAGCCCAAACCCAACAAGGTACAGAGAGAGTGTGAGAAAAAGTGGAAGTGTGGGTGCAGTGAGAGAGAGAAACGCACGCGAGTGTGAGAAAAGGTAAAGGTGAGTGATAGTATGAGTAAAATTGCCTTTAGGGGGTATGTGTAAAAATGCCTTAAGGCTAGGAAGGGTGCATAGAGAGAAACAATGGGGGTGTGGAAGGTAAGTAGTGCAGGTGGGGTTCAGGGGTAAAATGGGAATGAAAGACaaagtgatggaggagggccaagctcaccacCCTATGGAAGACAAGAGCCAAGTCTAGACCGTCTAGAGCCATGTGGGGAGCGTCTAGAGCCAAGTggggagcgtctagcacaagatgAAGGGCGACTataaaaggagcgtctaggaggaagcctagaccctctaggacctatcactaggtccatggccaagcaTCTCCACGCACATTTGGGGCAAGCAACGGATGGAAGGGAAAGGAACTTGTacatgctacatgaaggcccattaggggtggcttagtagttagtgtagtgttagaaagcataaacttgtctcCTTTTGATTTAACCTAGTTTGCTCACGTTTTCTAGAAGATTATCCACCAGGAACgaccatgtgctccatgtgcccatgtgcctcacttttccatttcatttggctagcatttcatcttctattagcttaacatttacggcctccttagcctataaaaggagaagcccatcacttgtattttcaagattaaattgagtaatgttatgctgcccattttgtgccaTACTTGCTccttacctagtttctaggttttaatcttccttcACCATCTATCAAGGGGCTGGCTGAACCTCCCCTCTTtccatactcttcatgcaccttcaaggtcactaccactcctaggaggaccttgcccatttcatccataagcttccgcaccatattaccaaacatccaagaagagctccttgAGAATGCCATCACAAAGGTGGTAGAAAAGAGGAATCTTGGGTGCAAAAAGCAACAACaaggatttttttaattaatacaccAACATGTGAGTGAAtgaattttttgtttgatttgttgttttttttctttcattttcccccttttattttgtttcttttttgttGACATTCTTACATAGAATTTCACTAAAAGTTCtcatggaattttttttttcattcaaaggTTTCTCTCTTActtaatttgtgaaatttttccttagtttattttattctcaATTCATATTAcattgaaaaatttaaaaaatatttacataagtccttttatatgttttttttttccatttaatGAGGCACGTCCAAAAATAGAACACAGAAAGAGATATAAGCCAGAACATTTTTTTtcggaaaaacaagtttttcaaTCGATATAGGAAttattacgccttattcctAGGGTGTTTTGATCTAAAGTTTTTACCTAACATTccttattgtgtgtattgagttgtgACAAAGATTTGAAGCCCAAATTCGTTCCACAAGACTTCcaataaatttattcattaatgCTATGGTTGAGGGGAACGTTACCAACTACCTACTATCTATTACATGTTACGTGTTACCCATGCTACCTACTACCAATTATCTGTTACCTGCTACAagtaacactgatggtaccatcaatattactaccaccaataacactaatggtaccatcaatattattctcaatattaacactgatggtaccatcactattattcccaccaataatactgatggtaccattagtattattgcaaccaataacactgatggtaccatcagtctTATTTCGACCAATAACACTCACGGTaacatcagtattattcccaccaataacactaatggtactatcaatattattcccaccattaacactgatggtaccatcagtattattcccaccattaacactgatggtaccatcagtattattcccacaaataacactgatgagtattattcccaccattaacacagatggtaccatcagtagtattcccaccaataacactgatcgtaccatcaatattattcccacaaataacactgatggtaccatcagtattattgtcactaataacactgatggtaccatcagttttattgccaccaataacactaatggtaccattagtattatttccaccaataacactgatggtacaatAAGTCTTATTtccaccaataacattgatggtacaaTAAGTCTTAtttccaccaataacactgatggtaccatcagtctTATTTcgaccaataacactgatggtaccatcagtctTATTTcgaccaataacactgatggtaccatcaatataattgccaccaataacacagatagtaccatcagtattattgccatcaataacactgatggtaccatcagtattattcccaccaataacactgatggtaccatcagtattattcccaccaataacactgatggtaccatcagtattattcccaccaataacactgatggtaccatcagtattattcccaccaataacattgatggtaccatcagtattattgccaccaataacactgatggtaccattagtattattcccacaaataacattgatggtaccatcaatattattcccaccattaacattgatggtaccatcaatattattcccaccattaacactgatggtaccatcagtattattcccaccattaacaCCGATgactgatggtacaatcagtattattgccaccaataacactgatggttcTATCAGTATTATttcaccaataacactgatggtaccatcagtctTATTTcgaccaataacactgatggtaccatcagtattattgccacacATAACATTGATgataccatcagtattattccgacaaataacactgatggtaccatcaatattattgccaccaataacgctgatggtaccatcagtagtATTTCCACCAATagcactgatggtaccatcaatattattcccaccaataacactggtgataccattagtattattcccaccaataacactgatgctACCATAAGTAGTATTCccacaaataacactgatggtaccatcaatattattgccaccaataacactgatggtaccatcagtattattcccacaaataacactgatggtaccatcagtattattcccaccattaacactgatggtaccattagtattattcccacaaataacactgatggtaccaccattagtattattgccgccaataacactgatggtaccatcagtattattgccacctataacactgatggtaccatctgtatattgccaccaataacactgatggtaccatcaatattattccaaccaataacactgatggtaccatcaatattattgacaccaataacactgatggtaccatcagtagtAGTGCCCTTGAATTGAGTATAGTGAAGAAggctagtgaagaaggcacaaagctctccaatgctctctcaaaaatttagtatagtttctctaattaaaattcaaatctgaaatgtacaagggcagcaccttaatttatagcctagaggtgctgaaatgcaagctaaaagaattcaaaattccctcctaaattCAAATGCAACCGGCGCCAACTATGGTCATGAAGAAGGTGTGACCTTCtttctcactttggcacctccctagttactcctacacctatctactaacgcaccccccctaatactcctaactaaggacctaaagatgctttaacaaaagaggtttctaatgtttccctcttaagcaccttcatacaaagaaattacaaaaagagaaaataaacgtcccttagctcctaaagctttgaacatgcttcttgtaagcctttgaggtgggctttgacctccatgggcgtcctccacttgagcctcaacctcttcttgctcttgatgattggcctccatgtccagttgagcttgatctccatcatactccccgagttggagagaattcgaccatgAATTCTGGagaccaatgaaaggtctaagaacatgatgcatgaggcgcatgaaggtacttggtgcattagttagaccaaagggcataactaaccactcatataaaccaaagttggtcttaaaagccgtcttccattcatcacccggtttgatacgaatttgattgtagtcgcttttaagatcaatctttgaaaagatttttgaaccatgtaattcatccaacaaatcatctagtctagggatgggatgcctatacttaatggtaatgttattgatggccctacaatccgaacacattcgccatgtgccatcctttttaggcactaagatgataggcataacacaaggactcatgctatcttgaacccaccctttctcaatcaaagcctcaacttgttggcgaatttccttggtttcacttggattggtcctatatgctggacggtttggtaaagaagagcccggtatcaaatcaatttggtgctcaatccctctcaaaggtggaagtccttttggaggatcttgaaacacatcttgaaacacatcttgaaactcttctaccaaattttccaagcaatgaggactatcaacaagtgattctactctaagagttctagggatggctaagaaaagaggatgatgagccactatttccctttcaatttcatgcctagacacaaggtgatgtgaatgcaatagcaagaatacatgattctttgacattcttaggaacaacttgagttggtcatgaattggcactttaattagaattggatcaatgttctaattcaagaactcaccaagactttgcaccgaaccaaagctcacatggaagtccatgtattgtcaaatagaatcaaacaacaagaattGAAGAATTTAACAATTGGATTCAGCCAAAAACAGAAACTACCGAACAAAAATTAAACTACAGCCAAAGGACCGAACATAATTTGAAGAACAAGTAAGCTGAAATGAAGAACATGAAAAGGAAACAAAGCTTGAGaatagaaaacttatggagatggaagaagaggtgagtgatcacgccacttagagtgtggatactccaagattagtgagctgccgccacttgaggttcaccatagacacccaagataagacttgatgaaggcaccaaagctcttccaatttctctctcaatttgagtagagttttcttactacaatttccaaatctgatttgtacaagggcaacacctctatttatagcctataaggtgctgaaatgcaagacTAATCAAATGCAAATGTGTCCCTAATGACcttcaaattcggcgccaactagtgcatgaaggaagtgtgactttccttcctagtttggcacctcctaactcctatctacactccccctagcatcccttactaagtTCACTCCCCCCTaagctactaatatttctaaactacaactaaggatgcttttacacaagaggtttcttatgtttccctcttaaGCACCATCTaccaaagatattacaaataaagaaaacaattgtccattatttcctaaggccttgaacatgcttcttgtaagcctttgagaaGGATGAGTAACGTCTTGCACATCTACCTCTTGatcctcttcctcctcttgtCCTTGTTGATTGGCTTCTATTTGTCCTTGgccttgatctccatcataaggagtgtaggcttataactcttatcttttttatctttttcactctccctctttttcttcattatgacttggtcctcatggacttctctaggagagaaagattttaaagtaaccttgtgaccatggaattcaaaagaaagtttgttggtaaagccatcatgtaaaacttttctatcaaattgccaaggccttcccaaaagaacatgagtggcttccatgggcacaacatcacataatacctcatctttgtattttccaattgagaaatggatgaggacttgtttatttacaactatttctcctacttcactaagccattgtaatttgtagggctttgtatgtgagatagtaggcaatccaagcttatctactactcttgtactagccacattagcacaactacccccatccactagaatgcaatgaatgcttaggagaatccgaatcatgctcacccactacaatgccttcatgcatgtacatacttcgtttagaagggcaattagcagctatgtgaccataacccatacatttaaaacatttagtattagacgttctagtgggtgctttaggcctagaagtagagggcttagtttccttgggtttgaaagaagaatctttggaaggaaatttagaaaaagactttttgtttctccaagacttgttgtagtaaccatcattgggagcatttttgaaagaatttttcttagcaagttgggcttccaccttcattgcaagatgaactaaagaacccaatgatgaatactcttgtaactcaacaatatcttggatatccttccttagaccactcacaaacctagcaatcatagcttcctcactttcttctaattcaattttaagcacaagcgtctctcgctccttataatattcatccacatttagcatgccttgttgaaactgttggagtctcaacatgaggtctttcctaaaatgtgggggcacaaatctagcgcgcatgtgatcctttaaagagttctaagagtccacgggaggacccttgtgatagataatgtcctttacaacaccatgccaccatttcatggcataatcactaaactctaaggtggctagcttaagcttatgctcatcttggatctcatggatctcaaatatttgttcacacttagcctcccaatctaaatatacattaggatcactagagccattaaaacaagaaagcttgaccgaaggtagcctagactttgcatcttggtagaagccatttccatagtgatgtctctccccttggttgtgatgtctatgtccatgAAATTGGGgcggagttctccttctcctatggtcttcttcacggccaaaatcatttgaagaagctcttgttgaaggtctatgtgaatgatgcccatcatggatagaaggagatggcctagcttgttgcacctccatcttttgcaatttctcttccaaacgcctaatggttcgttgtgcttcatgtaattcaccaaggattgaagctttggaaggagaatgctgcttgtaggatgcatcacttgaaaatccagccatttgtaattaaaaacagcaaacacacaaaaacaacaaacaagtcaagaaacaaaattagcaaaaacagtgagtttggcaatgaaattgccgaagtgaatttggccagaaaataggtcactctcaaagagataatgtccttgcaccaatctgatcttgaggtcttggaatcctcaaatgaaagatgtcaaagcaaggcacaccaatctcaaagccaaccacaacaaaaccaatgaaacaataaaaacaaacaagaaaaagtataagcaaagaaaggctagaacaaaaggaacactagatgtttgacaaactcaaagattaatgaacaaaagacaagcaagaaatttaaagaactcaatgagaaagtaggcacacaaaagaatacttaaagaaaagcactagagtagatgaagaaaaataaaaattagccactggaaaatattttttatgcaaactgtgcttgatgttcactgatttaactggaatgatataaagtgaactggattatgaaattttaaccacacaaacttcaagatcttagctcaaaaatggcactggaatcacttaaaaacagtaagccaatcaattgagataaatttttcaaaatcgctgccagattaccgtatttttttcggcagaattatacactttttgtattttatttatcattttttgtgtactttgaatttttgagtaattcttttttctactcttttctaacacattgaatatcacaaatccagaatttcagaattttcgagtgagtaaatcaattgcaataaggaaaaatagtaagcacgttttcagaaaacagaggaatcctaataggaatgaaaaacagaattatgaactagcaaagacataagggaaaatgatgtataggaacttgtataggtctagaatacaagtatgaactcaaactaaaacagaaaatgcacaaaggatcaaatatcaaactcagaaaattatatgacaccaaagcaagaaacaacaaattcaataaaagtactacaagaagtgatgacaattatggaaaaacaagactaagacaaaacttgtatggattcaaaaaggaaaatactcaaacatatgataggcaacataaagaaaacagcaagaaaactcaaataagcctaaaacagaaacataaattgcaagaaattaaagagctcttgaaattaaagtgcaacacaactcaaaatttaaacaagaacacacctaaactcatgataccactcATGtgcatgatgtgattccactagcacaattagaatgattcttgacattcttaggaatcatcttgagttggttatgagataggcactttatcatagaattggatcaaggttctatgaacaagaactcaccaaaactagtgccaaaacacaaactcatatggaaattccacatattgtcaaattgaaccgattgaattgaaagaaaaggcaaaggcaccgattgaacaacacaaaaactaaattgcaccgaacaaaagacttgagcttgatctccatcagggactcagttttacacacacactctagttgcttgctcgcggACCCACTGTTCGCAAAGGCAATTAGAGAGAAATTAGTCACCCAGttattttaccaccttcagagcatccattcaCAAGGCTCCGATACGGAAGTGTGttcttttgatgtttctcgcttgctgacttgatcgctGGAGTGCAAACAGCCACGAGGGTGCCCCTTTGTTCTCTTCTTTTAGGTACACACGGCGGTGAAAGGTGGGGACTTGGAACAAAGACGAGGGAGTCCTTGATACGCGAGCCTTAGCTACGCACGAAGCACAATCTGGTCGACCAACGGGAATTGGCGctcaccgtggggcccgatctaaaacatcagtcccaccacaAGTGTTCAGTTTTCCAGTTGGAGTTTCCGATTCAGTTCCTTTGAGAGTTTACCAAGATCCATCGTTCGTTGTGAAATTGGTGCAGTTTCACCGATTGCCTTCAGTCCAGTTTGCTGTTTGATCGTGTTTGTTTGAGTTCGAGTTCCCAACGTTTTCTTCATTCCCTTGGAGTTGCACGACAGCTGGAAGAAGTTCCTGAAACCGCAGAAGATGAGGTCCACGAGGCAAGGTTCGATGCGCGTTGAGAccgaagagatgaccatgcagcaggtcatgggTATGATGTAGGGACTACAGGAGG
The sequence above is a segment of the Phaseolus vulgaris cultivar G19833 chromosome 2, P. vulgaris v2.0, whole genome shotgun sequence genome. Coding sequences within it:
- the LOC137809882 gene encoding uncharacterized protein: MVPSVVIGGNNIDGTISVICGNTTYGSISVIGGNNTNGITSVIGGNNIDGTISAIGGNTTDGTISVIGGNNIDGTISVICRNNTDGIINVMCGNNTDGTISVIGRNKTDGTISVIGEIILIEPSVLLVAIILIVPSVIGVNGGNNTDGTISVNGGNNIDGTINTDGTISVIGRNKTDGTISVIGGNKTYCTINVIGGNKTYCTISVIGGNNTNGTISVIGGNKTDVVSELLGWGYLTA